The window TGGAACTCATTGCAGAAACAGGACTAGGTGGTGCAAAACCTGCAGTAACACCTGTAGATACAAATATAAAGCTTACAACCAAAGAGTTTGATGACTATATCAAAAGTACTGAATCTTCTGTAGTAAATGATTCTTTAGCTGACCAAGAAAAGTATCAAAGGTTAATAGGTAAACTTCTATATCTTACCACGACAAGACCTGATATAGCTTTTGTAGTACAAACTCTAAGTTAGTACTTACAACAGCCAAAACAGTCTCACATGGAAGCTGCTATGAGAGTTGTAAGGTACATCAAGAATCATCCAGGTCAAGGTGTACTTTTATCCAGTAAGAGCAACACTGATATCACAGCATACTATGATGCTGACTGGGAAATATGTCCTCACAGTAAAAGTCAGTTTCAGGCTACATTGTGAAACTAGGTGACTGGTGtcatgaaaatcaaagaaacaaaacaTAGTGTCTAGAAGCTCCTTAGAATCTAAATACAGGAGCATGGCTACAACAATAACTGAATTAGTTTGAATCTTGGGATTGATGAAAGAGCTTGGCATTGAGGTAAAGCAACCTGTTCAAATATTCACAAAAAGTAAAGCAGCAATGCAAATAGCAACCAATCCAGTTTACCATGAAAGAACTAAACACATTAAATTAGATTTCCATTACATTCGGGAGAAGATCAATCAAGGAATGGTGACAACCAGATATGTTTCAACAAGGGATCAACCAGTTGACTTACTAACCAAAGGACTTACAAAATTTTAACACCACTATCTTAGCTCTAAGCTTGGACTACAAGACATCTTCACTACTCCTAGCTTGAGGGGGACTGTAGAGAGTAAGCAACAAGCAAGGGTAGTTTAATAATTATCTCAATTATACAATCACTGTATTAGCAGTTAGTTAAGGGGTTGATCAAGATTAGTTAAGGTAGTTAGAAACAGTTACTCATTGAACTAGTGTATAAATACCTACCAAGTGTACAGTTCGATCAAGATAATCAGTGCATTCTACATGTTTTCTCttaattctcttcttcttcttcactattTCCTACTATGCTTTCTTCATCAGTTATCCCTATAGGGAGTACATAATCTGTAGATTACACAAATTATAACAACTTCCTCCTAAAAAACTATGGCATCTTCTCGACAGGAAGAGGAACCTTATCCTTAGTACTTCCATTTGAACATGGTGGGTTTGTCCAACTGTATTCGGGTACATGTTCGTCAAACACAACATCTCTAGTAGGACAAAGAATTCTCAGATCATGTGAGCTGAGTGCATTGTCAACTAGAATTCCCCTAAATGATTGTTGGGTGTGTCTGGGATATAAAGCCCAGGCATTAGGAATGCAGTGGACAAATTTATTTCTCCTGTGGATTGTCGAGATGGTTCCAAAGAGCCTTCCACTTTCATGTCCGACTCCTATACGTGTAGGTGAATTGACCAGTAATTCATTCTGAAGGGAGGACTCATTTGCAGGGCAAGGACTCCCTTGGCTTGTTTCGGGGAATTGAAGAAAGATAGAGCAATGTATAAGAGGAGGGATATAGTTGCAGAGAACTTAACATGTATTTTCCATTCATTTAACTAAACCAAGTTACATAAGACTCTTGAATTAGAAAACCTCAACCACTAATTAAAAACATACCCATCCACTCAACGAATAATTATTTACTAACCTAAATATTAACAACTAATAAAGATATGCTTTGACTAAACTAGGACTCCTAATAGACCTATTACTTTACCAACTAAGTAGGAAGCACTAATGACATTTGAACCAATATTTAACACTCCTCCTTATTCAAGATTACAAACTCTAAGTTTCCGCCGGAAATGATCATGCTTGGCTTGTGGGAGTGCCTTGCTGAGGACATCTGTAATTTAATCCCTTGTACCGTAGAACTTCAGCTCTATATCATCTTTTGTTGTCAGGTCACGAATGAAATGATAATGGATGTCAATGTGCTTTGTTCTGTTGTGAAAAACTACATTC of the Capsicum annuum cultivar UCD-10X-F1 chromosome 11, UCD10Xv1.1, whole genome shotgun sequence genome contains:
- the LOC124888982 gene encoding uncharacterized protein LOC124888982; the encoded protein is MPQGFQSHGEKTMCRLRKSLYGLKQAPRKWNAKLSEALINLQFKQKTGLGGAKPAVTPVDTNIKLTTKEFDDYIKSTESSVPKQSHMEAAMRVVRYIKNHPGQGVLLSSKSNTDITAYYDADWEICPHSKSQFQATL